The following are encoded together in the Limanda limanda chromosome 12, fLimLim1.1, whole genome shotgun sequence genome:
- the LOC133015750 gene encoding protein unc-79 homolog produces the protein MSTKAEQFASKIRYLQEYHNRVQHNIYPVPSGTDIANTLKYFSQTLLSILSRTGRKENQEASNLAVPMTMCLFPVPFPLTPSLRPQVSSINPTVTRSLLYSVLRDAPSDRGGQGQQSRDAQLSEYPSLDYQGLYVTLVTLLDLVPLLQHGQHDLGQSIFYTTTCLLPFLSDDILSTLPYTMISTLATFPPFLHKDIIEYLSTSFLPMAILGSTRREGGVPAYVNLSASSMLMIAMQYTTNPVYHCQLLECLMKHKQEVWKDLLYVISYGPSQVKPPAVQMLFHYWPNLKPPGAISEYRGLQYTAWNPIHCQHIECHNAINKPAVKMCIDPTLSVALGDKPPPLYICEECSQRIAGDHPEWLVDVLLPQAEISAICQKKNCSSHVRRAVVTCFSAGCCGRHGNRPVRYCKRCHVNHHSSEVGAAAETHLYQTSPPPINTRECGAEELVCTVEAVISLLKEAEIHAEQREFEMNRRRQMGLSASHHSLDNIEFDNKEDDQHDQRLLSQFGIWFLVSLCTPNENTPTESLARLVSMVFQWFHSTAYMMDDEVGSLVEKLKPQFVTKWLKTVCEVRFDVMVMCLLPKPVEFARVGGYWDKSCSTVTQLKEGLNRILCLIPYNVISQPLWECFMPEWLEAIRTEVPDNQLKEFREVLSKMFDIELCPLPFSMEEMFGFISCRFSGYPASVQEQALLWLHVLSELDIVVPLQLLIGMFSDGVNSLKELANQRKTRASDLTGNTGARRVSVVSDPGRRGQHNTLSPFPSPFRSPFRSPLRCSPFKNLGHAAGHCALDLDCDDDDMNLGCFILMFDLILKQMELQDDGVMLGLDSSLGKDIVGIINNVFQAPWGGSHTCQKDEKALECSLCQSSILCYQLGCELLERLTPREEIRLVEPTDSLEETLLLPQMDFCIGAEIGKEGGDNPSGTHTDNPSNPSPDDATMKNNSDKKFSYQQLPVSLKLIYTVLQEMSKFEEPDILFNMLHCLKILCLHGECLYLASKDHPQFLAYIQEKMLIPCLWSMLKSEVCQLASLAVPQLLHALSLSHGADIFWNLINSNFNSKDWKIRFEAVEKVAVLCRFLDIGAVTKNHLLKYSLAHAFCCFLASVEDVNPAVATRARLLLDTIKRPALQGLCLCLDFQFDTVVRDRPVILSKLLLLHFLKKDIPALSWEFFVNRFETLSLEAQLHLDCNKDFPFPTTITAVRTNVANLSDAAMWKIRRARFARNRQKSVRSLRDSVKGGPAENKRAFSLPESLCNRIRQTPSPEDDSTIKDLLPEDAGIDHQTVHQLIMVLMKFMAKDQSSAEADIGSAKAFNTVKRHLYVLLGYDQQEGCFMIAPQKMRTSTCFNAFIAGIAQVMDYNIGLGKQLLPLVVQVLKYCTCPQLRHYFQQPPRCSLWALKPHIRQMWLKALLVILYKYPSRDMDGSKIVLHLIHITINTLNAQYHSCRPHATAGPLYSDNSNMSRYSEKEKEEDSVFDESDVHDTPTGAANKESQTFFARLKRIGGSKSVKYQPVELNAKKSEIELSEYREASALQDSILHCVREESTRKKRLQAMHKQKSLDISNTDSILFNLDEHRRKSCIDRCDMQVPPVILPPSSVTSHSRRHGIGSSDGSSVRADANDGVDRRGSRGGHSDISKPVIPEVRLSCMETFDDKLDQSSLLGSIQGKEDQDLIDLSSDCTSIPEKHSLLSMSDSDSLVFEQLPPLRIVESDEEFDLNTLLSSRFNGSPKVSASPASSSTLRMSPLVQVSVEDCSSEKNTPGFLMGESGLEKMTNRVTPSTSLDLPDRLDNVCHESPMTLKQKRDLLRKTPHIPDTSLDETFVALDELRIGTSPSGRTIFLDIPEDKAEPPSSPEKSKSTSNDEEDDPKPDNADDNEEAEFKIQIVPRQRKQRKIAVSAIQREYLDISFNTFDKLAGEQATETDHKVLSTLEKPRESASAPTLEAAMPETSHRSSVSTQYRQVKRGSLGALTMSQLMKRQLEHQSSAPHNISTWETGPTKTSLLSAPSTVSMFVPAPEEFIDEQPTTMSDRCRDCAAVLEEYDEETLGLAVVVLSMFVHLSPDLAAPMLLDIMQSVGRLASSANFSGQAESMLIPGNVAGVAKQFLRCMFHQLAPNGILPQLFQSNIKDGSFLRTLASSLIDFNELSSVAALNMLLEGLNNKKSLPAGGTMLHCLENIATFMEALPMDSPSNLWTTICNQFQTFLTKLPSVLPLKCPMDSSLRIIICLLKIPTTNATRSLLEPSSKLLSFVIQYGMFSLSYLVELCGLCYKGFNKERDKFYMSRIVVLELLQALKFKSPLPDTNLLLLVQFVCADIGTRLAESTIIQKHMILTLPGCTTAAMECMRQYISELLDFIADMHTLTKLKSHMKACCQPLHEDTFGGNLKVGLAQVAAMEISKGNHRDNKAVVRYLPWLYHPPSTMQQGPKEFIECVSHIRQLSWLLLGSLTHCALHQGSTSCMPIPLDAGSHIADHLIVILIGFPEQSKTSVLHMCSLFHAFMFAQLWTIYCEQGAAAPSLQNQNQTEFSSSAILTGLEFWSRVTPSILQLMAHNKVMVEMVCLHVISLMEALQECNSTIFVKLIPMWLPMIQSNLKHLSAGLQLRLQAIQNRVNHQCLQAQTAGAPPFALRKWLQCTQFKMAQVEIQSSEAASQFYPM, from the exons ATGTCCACGAAGGCAGAGCAGT TTGCCTCTAAGATACGATACTTGCAAGAGTATCACAACCGTGTGCAACACAATATTTACCCAGTGCCCTCTGGAACAGACATTGCAAACacactgaaatacttttccCAAACCCTGCTCAG CATTCTGTCCCGCACAGGCAGGAAGGAGAACCAGGAAGCTTCCAATTTGGCCGTGCCCATGACCATGTGTCTTTTTCCTGTGCCATTCCCACTCACCCCATCTCTAAGACCACAAGTCAGTTCCATCAACCCTACAGTTACTCGCTCCCTCCTTTACAGCGTTCTGCGCGATGCCCCGTCAGACCGCGGGGGGCAGGGGCAGCAGAGTCGGGACGCTCAGCTCTCAGAGTACCCCTCTCTGGACTATCAGGGCCTCTATGTGACCCTCGTGACCCTGCTTGACCTGGTGCCCCTGCTGCAGCACGGTCAGCATG ATCTTGGACAGTCCATATTTTATACAACAACTTGCCTCCTGCCCTTTCTCAGTGATGATATTCTCAGCACTTTGCCCTATACTATGATCTCCACTTTAGCCACTTTCCCCCCTTTCCTCCACAAAGACATCATTGAGTACCTGAGCACATCTTTCCTCCCAATGGCTATAT TGGGCTCCACTCGAAGGGAAGGAGGTGTCCCAGCCTATGTAAATCTGTCTGCTTCCTCTATGCTCATGATTGCAATGCAGTACACCACAAACCCAG TGTATCACTGTCAATTGTTGGAGTGTCTGATGaagcacaaacaggaagtgtggaAG GACCTTCTTTACGTCATATCATACGGACCATCCCAAGTAAAACCTCCTGCCGTGCAGATGCTGTTTCATTACTGGCCCAACCTGAAGCCCCCCGGAGCCATCAGTGAATACAGAGGGCTGCAGTACACCG CCTGGAATCCCATCCACTGTCAACACATCGAGTGCCACAACGCCATCAATAAACCTGCTGTCAAG ATGTGTATAGATCCCACTCTTTCTGTTGCCCTGGGAGACAAGCCCCCTCCTCTTTATATATGTGAGGAGTGCAGCCAGAGGATAGCAGG AGACCACCCTGAATGGCTTGTTGATGTTCTCCTGCCCCAAG CAGAGATATCAGCCATTTGTCAAAAGAAG AACTGTAGCTCTCATGTTAGGCGGGCTGTGGTCACCTGCTTCTCGGCTGGTTGCTGTGGGCGCCATGGCAACCGGCCTGTCCGCTACTGCAAGCGTTGCCATGTCAACCACCACAGCAGTGAGGTGGGGGCTGCGGCGGAGACCCATCTGTACCAGACCTCGCCCCCTCCCATCAACACACGGGAGTGCGGAGCGGAGGAGCTGGTTTGCACAGTGGAAGCGGTTATAAG CCTTCTGAAGGAGGCAGAGATTCACGCAGAACAGCGAGAGTTTGAGATGAACCGACGCCGTCAGATGGGCCTGTCCGCCTCCCACCACTCCCTGGACAACATTGAGTTTGATAACAAGGAGGACGACCAGCATGACCAGCGCCTCCTCAGTCAGTTCGGCATCTGGTTCCTG GTGAGCCTGTGCACCCCCAATGAGAACACACCTACGGAGAGCCTGGCCCGGCTGGTCAGCATGGTCTTCCAGTGGTTTCACTCCACTGCCTACATGATGGATGATGAGGTTGGAAGCCTGGTGGAAAAGCTGAAGCCTCAGTTTGTCACCAAGTGGCTGAAGACGGTGTGTGAAGTGCGCTTCGACGTCATGGTCATGTGTCTGCTGCCCAAACCGGTGGAATTTGCCAGG GTGGGAGGCTACTGGGACAAGTCATGTAGCACAGTGACCCAGTTGAAGGAGGGTCTGAACCGCATCCTGTGTCTGATACCTTACAACGTCATCAGTCAGCCGCTGTGGGAGTGTTTTATGCCCGAGTGGCTGGAGGCCATCCGCACTGAGGTGCCCGACAACCAACTCAAAGAGTTCCGGGAAGTTCTCAG taaaatgtttgatattgagCTGTGCCCGCTGCCTTTCTCCATGGAAGAAATGTTTGGCTTCATCAGCTGCAGATTCTCTGGCTACCCAGCGTCTGTGCAAGAGCAGGCTCTGCTGTGGCTGCAT GTGCTGTCGGAGCTGGACATCGTGGTGCCTCTCCAGCTACTGATCGGGATGTTCTCCGATGGAGTGAACTCTTTGAAggagctggccaatcagaggaaGACACGTGCCTCAGATCTGACTGGCAACACTGGGGCTCGCAGG GTGAGTGTGGTGTCAGATCCAGGACGCCGTGGGCAGCACAACACGCTCAGCCCGTTCCCCAGCCCCTTCAGGAGCCCGTTCCGCAGCCCCCTGCGCTGCAGCCCCTTTAAAAACCTGGGTCACGCCGCGGGCCACTGTGCCCTGGATCTGGATTGTGATGATGACGACATGAACCTCGGGTGCTTCATCCTCATGTTTGACCTCATCCTGAAGCAG ATGGAGCTCCAGGACGATGGTGTGATGCTGGGTCTCGACAGCAGCCTAGGGAAGGATATTGTGGGCATTATCAACAACGTCTTCCAAGCTCCGTGGGGGGGCTCGCACACCTGCCAGAAGGATGAGAAGGCCCTGGAGTGTAGCCTGTGCCAATCCAGCATCCTGTGCTACCAGCTGGGCTGTGAGCTCCTGGAAAGGTTGACCCCCCGGGAAGAGATACGCCTGGTG GAACCCACGGACAGTCTGGAGGAAACTTTGCTCCTGCCTCAGATGGATTTCTGCATCGGGGCGGAGAttgggaaggagggaggggacaACCCAAGTGGAACACATACTGACAACCCCAGTAACCCCTCTCCTGATGATGCAA CCATGAAGAATAACTCTGACAAGAAATTCTCCTACCAGCAGCTCCCCGTGTCTCTGAAGCTCATATACACCGTCCTGCAG GAAATGTCCAAGTTTGAGGAGCCTGACATCTTGTTCAACATGCTGCACTGTCTGAAGATCCTGTGTCTCCATGGAGAGTGTTTGTACCTCGCCAGCAAGGATCACCCCCAGTTTCTGGCCTACATCCAGGAGAAGATGCTCATCCCGTG tctgTGGTCCATGTTGAAGTCAGAGGTTTGCCAGTTAGCCTCCCTGGCTGTACCCCAGCTCCTGCACGCCCTCTCTTTATCCCACGGGGCTGACATCTTCTGGAACCTCATCAACTCAAACTTCAACAGCAAAGACTGGAAAATACGATTTGAAGCGG TTGAGAAGGTGGCGGTGCTCTGTCGGTTCCTGGACATTGGCGCGGTGACGAAAAACCACCTGCTGAAGTATTCTCTGGCCCACGCGTTCTGCTGCTTCCTGGCATCTGTGGAGGATGTAAACCCGGCCGTGGCCACCCGAGCCCGCCTGCTGCTGGACACCATAAAGAGGCCGGCCCTGCAG GGCCTGTGTCTGTGCCTGGACTTCCAGTTTGACACTGTGGTGAGGGATCGACCAGTCATCCTCAGcaaactcctgctgctgcacttcCTGAAGAAAGATATTCCTGCTCTCAGCTGGGAGTTTTTTGTCAACCGCTTTGAAACCTTATCTCTGGAGGCCCAGTTACACCTGGACTGCAACAAGGACTTCCCTTTCCCTACAA CCATCACAGCTGTACGAACCAATGTGGCCAACCTCAGCGACGCGGCAATGTGGAAGATTCGTCGGGCCCGTTTTGCCAGGAATCGGCAGAAGAGTGTGCGCTCGCTCCGTGACAGTGTGAAGGGAGGCCCCGCTGAGAATAAACGGGCGTTTTCACTCCCAGAGTCACTGTGTAACCGAATTC GCCAGACGCCGTCCCCCGAGGATGATTCTACCATCAAAGACCTGCTTCCCGAGGACGCCGGCATAGACCACCAGACGGTTCACCAGCTCATCATGGTGCTGATGAAATTCATGGCCAAAGACCAGAGCAGCGCAGAGGCCGACATCGGCAGTGCCAAGGCTTTCAATACGGTGAAGCGTCACCTGTATGTGCTGCTGGGATACGACCAGCAGGAGGGCTGCTTCATGATCGCACCGCAGAAGATGCGCACCTCCACCTGCTTCAACGCCTTCATCGCTGGAATCGCACAA GTGATGGACTACAACATCGGTCTGGGGAAGCAGCTGCTCCCTCTTGTGGTCCAGGTGTTGAAGTACTGCACGTGTCCCCAACTGAGACACTATTTCCAGCAGCCGCCTCGATGCTCTCTGTGGGCGCTGAAGCCTCACATCCGACAGATGTGGCTCAAAGCCCTGCTGGTCATCCTGTACAAG TACCCTTCCAGAGACATGGATGGCAGTAAAATCGTCCTCCACCTAATCCACATCACCATCAACACACTCAACGCCCAGTATCACAGCTGTCGTCCCCACGCCACCGCAGGACCCCTCTACAGCGACAACTCCAACATGAGCCGCTACAGTGAGAAGGAAAAAG AGGAGGACAGTGTATTTGATGAGTCAGACGTCCATGACACTCCAACTGGTGCTGCTAACAAGGAGTCACAAACCTTCTTCGCCCGACTAAAGAGGATAGGGGGCAGCAAGTCTGTGAAATACCAGCCGGTGGAGCTGAATGCCAAAAAAA GTGAAATTGAGCTGTCAGAGTACCGCGAGGCCAGCGCCCTTCAGGACAGCATCCTGCACTGTGTGAGGGAGGAGAGCACCAGGAAGAAGCGGCTGCAGGCCATGCAcaagcagaagtctctggacATCTCCAACACAGACTCCATCCTCTTCAATCTGGACGAGCACAGACGCAAGTCATGCATCGATCGCTGCGACATGCAGGTTCCCCCAGTAATCCTGCCTCCTTCGTCTGTCACGTCCCACAGCAGACGTCATGGCATAGGATCCTCTGATGGCTCTTCAGTGCGTGCGGATGCCAATGATGGTGTGGACCGGCGAGGATCTCGGGGCGGCCACTCAGACATCTCCAAACCTGTCATTCCCGAGGTCCGTCTCAGCTGCATGGAGACCTTCGACGACAAGTTGGACCAGAGCTCCTTGTTGGGGTCAATTCAGGGAAAAGAGGACCAGGATCTCATCGACCTCTCTTCTGACTGCACCTCGATTCCAGAGAAACACTCTCTGCTCTCGATGTCCGACAGCGACTCCTTGGTGTTTGAACAACTGCCTCCTCTGAGGATCGTTGAGAGTGATGAGGAATTCGACCTGAACACCCTCCTGAGCTCCAGGTTCAACGGGAGCCCGAAGGTCTCTGCTTCCCCTGCGAGCAGTAGCACCCTCCGCATGTCTCCATTGGTTCAGGTGAGTGTGGAGGACTGCTCCAGCGAAAAAAACACCCCAGGCTTTCTGATGGGAGAGAGCGGCTTGGAAAAGATGACAAACCGTGTGACTCCCAGCACCTCTTTGGATCTTCCCGACCGACTGGATAATGTCTGCCATGAAAGCCCCATGACTCTAAAGCAGAAAAGAGACCTGCTGAGGAAGACCCCGCATATCCCTGACACCTCATTAGACGAGACATTTGTGGCCCTTGACGAGCTGAGGATCGGGACAAGTCCCTCTGGTAGGACCATCTTCTTGGACATCCCAGAAGACAAAGCAGAGCCTCCGTCCTCACCAGAGAAGAGCAAGAGTACCAGCAACGATGAGGAAGA TGACCCCAAACCCGACAATGCAGACGACAATGAAGAGGCAGAATTTAAAATCCAGATTGTTCCCCGTCAACGGAAGCAGAGGAAGATAGCGGTCAGCGCCATCCAAAGGGAATACCTGGACATCTCGTTCAACACGTTCGATAAGCTCGCTGGGGAGCAGGCTACAGAAACAG ATCACAAAGTTCTGTCTACATTGGAAAAGCCACGAGAATCTGCCTCAGCCCCAACGCTCGAAGCTGCTATGCCTGAAACGAGCCATCGCTCTTCAGTATCAA CTCAGTACCGTCAGGTGAAGCGAGGCTCTCTGGGCGCTCTGACCATGAGCCAGCTCATGAAGCGACAGCTGGAGCATCAATCCAGCGCTCCACACAACATCAGCACCTGGGAAACGG GTCCGACGAAAACCAGCCTGCTCTCTGCCCCAAGCACAGTGAGCATGTTCGTCCCTGCGCCTGAGGAGTTCATTGACGAGCAGCCTACCACGATGTCTGATAG GTGTCGTGACTGTGCGGCTGTGCTGGAGGAGTATGACGAGGAGACGCTCGGCCTCGCTGTGGTCGTTCTCTCCATGTTCGTCCACCTCAGCCCCGATCTGGCTGCTCCAATGCTCCTCGACATCATGCAGTCTGTGGGCAG GTTGGCATCCAGTGCCAATTTTTCTGGACAAGCTGAGAG CATGTTGATCCCAGGGAATGTAGCAGGTGTAGCCAAGCAGTTCCTGCGCTGTATGTTTCACCAGCTGGCCCCGAACGGCATCCTGCCTCAACTCTTCCAGAGTAACATTAAAG ATGGAAGTTTTCTGCGAACGCTTGCATCGTCCCTGATAGATTTCAACGAGCTCAGCTCAGTTGCGGCCCTCAACATGCTACTCGAG GGCTTGAACAACAAGAAGAGTCTGCCGGCAGGGGGCACAATGCTGCACTGCCTGGAAAACATCGCCACCTTCATGGAGGCCCTCCCCATGGACTCTCCCAGCAACCTGTGGACCACCATCTGCAACCAGTTCCAGACCTTCCTCACCAAACTGCCCTCCGTGCTCCCTCTGAAG TGCCCCATGGATTCCAGCCTGAGGATTATCATTTGTCTGTTGAAAATCCCGACCACAAACGCAACCCGG AGTCTCCTGGAGCCATCCTCAAAGTTGCTGAGTTTTGTCATCCAGTATGGCATGTTCAGTCTCTCCTACCTCGTAGAGCTGTGTGGACTGTGTTACAAAGGCTTCAACAAG GAGAGAGATAAGTTCTACATGTCCCGCATTGTGGTGTTAGAGCTTCTGCAGGCTCTCAAGTTCAAGTCTCCTCTGCCAGACACAAACTTGTTACTGCTGGtccag TTTGTCTGTGCAGATATCGGTACACGTCTGGCAGAATCCACCATCATCCAGAAGCACATGATCCTGACGCTGCCGGGG TGCACGACTGCAGCAATGGAATGCATGAGGCAATACATAAGCGAGCTGCTGGACTTCAttgcagacatgcacacactaaCCAAACTCAAA AGCCATATGAAGGCTTGCTGTCAGCCGCTGCACGAGGACACTTTCGGCGGAAATCTGAAAGTGGGCTTGGCACAAGTCGCCGCCATGGAGATCAGCAAAGGCAATCACCGTGACAACAAAGCCGTGGTGCGGTATCTGCCCTGGCTTTATCATCCTCCATCCACCATGCAACAAGG aCCAAAGGAGTTCATCGAGTGTGTGTCCCACATCCGCCAGCTGTCCTGGCTCCTTTTGGGCTCTTTGACGCACTGTGCCCTGCACCAGGGCTCCACCTCCTGCATGCCCATCCCTCTAGACGCCGGCTCCCACATCGCAGATCATCTCATCGTCATCCTCATTGGTTTCCCAGAGCAGTCTAAG ACGTCGGTGCTGCACATGTGCTCCCTGTTCCACGCCTTCATGTTTGCCCAGCTGTGGACCATCTACTGCGAGCAGGGGGCCGCGGCTCCGTCCctgcagaaccagaaccagacaGAGTTTTCCTCCAGCGCCATCCTCACCGGCCTAGAGTTCTGGAGTCGGGTTACACCCAGTATCCTGCAGCTCATGGCCCACAATAAAGTT ATGGTGGAGATGGTGTGTCTTCATGTCATCAGTCTGATGGAAGCCCTCCAGGAGTGTAACTCAACCATATTCGTCAAG TTGATTCCTATGTGGCTGCCCATGATTCAGTCAAACCTCAAG CATTTATCTGCAGGGCTTCAGTTGCGTCTCCAGGCCATCCAGAACAGGGTGAACCACCAGTGTCTGCAGGCCCAGACGGCCGGAGCCCCTCCCTTCGCCCTGCGCAAGTGGCTCCAGTGCACCCAGTTCAAGATGGCTCAGGTGGAGATCCAGTCGTCGGAGGCCGCCTCACAGTTCTATCCTATGTGA